One genomic region from Siniperca chuatsi isolate FFG_IHB_CAS linkage group LG18, ASM2008510v1, whole genome shotgun sequence encodes:
- the arid6 gene encoding LOW QUALITY PROTEIN: AT-rich interaction domain 6 (The sequence of the model RefSeq protein was modified relative to this genomic sequence to represent the inferred CDS: inserted 2 bases in 1 codon): protein MESIFSAACSVLSTNSREKNIWAQHSSPTTQLCPTVIWCWAHMNMANREIQEEKTNDEITEKQFLEDLHLFMKKRDTPIERIPNLGFKQIDLFVMFQTVKDLGGYHQVTAQQLWKQVYNMLGGNPRSTSAATCTRRHYEKLLLPYECHVKGVLMNISPHHQPKQFHYANYSKDDDDGQRPAKRSLLSIPLHQNPHTLQSDPHGHVFPLPLHYPHHYHPSHAVLPPHVPISSSVLTPHSPLPPAPVFFLSILSKLKXDRVKEPLEQLRYLAEQYKTSSGLTEPLNLSVKASKRETNSNPASSFAPPSSSKNPKFLNKASPLYTPHQVVRNEECEKQDGEAELGDTPYSYAGKAREAYVVDVNAITASSSPTYDSAPTLRTDEGATTMAQKPSSPKTGFTIWPKEEREGSPEVKGLNLSHILPSLPRENGGKMEIEIPLSMFHNWLRLCGSSATMHGAKQLPTLSALEEHSGQRNCSDTDILPTNLTFHMNPQHHSSAAEDLRLRQRNLPSPTPTTLTSANHHNTSQNPFTSYKLLPSGGILKNAASQDVYMMDQEDINKSSSSKPPNCWDGYDKDTQAPRIQVKIDSSPLRVQQDFAASKSNNEDTVLGGKEKSEMGPSAVLMVNSSSASLLHLTNEEVMKLKKIISSSL, encoded by the exons ctctgttttgtcaACCAATTccagagaaaaaaatatctggGCTCAACACTCTTCACCGACCACTCAACTTTGTCCGactgtcatttggtgctgg GCACACATGAATATGGCAAACAGAGAGATCCAAGAAGAGAAAACCAACGATGAGATCACAGAGAAACAATTCCTTGAAGATCTCCACcttttcatgaaaaaaagagatacaCCCATTGAGAGAATCCCAAATCTGGGCTTCAAACAAA TTGATCTCTTTGTGATGTTCCAGACGGTCAAAGACTTGGGTGGCTACCACCAG GTGACTGCTCAGCAGCTGTGGAAGCAAGTGTACAACATGCTTGGAGGAAACCCTCGAAGCACAAGTGCAGCAACCTGCACCCGCAGACACTATGAAAA GCTACTTCTGCCATACGAATGCCATGTAAAAGGCGTATTGATGAATATCTCGCCTCATCATCAGCCAAAGCAGTTCCACTATGCCAACTACAgcaaagatgatgatgatggccaGAGACCAGCTAAACGCAGCCTGTTATCAATACCTCTACACCAG AACCCTCATACCCTCCAGTCAGACCCACATGGGCATGTTTTCCCTCTGCCGCTCCACTACCCTCACCACTATCACCCAAGCCATGCAGTTCTGCCCCCCCATGTCCCTATCTCCTCCTCAGTGTTGACACCACATAGCCCCCTGCCCCCAGCCCCAGTTTTCTTTCTATCCATATTGTCTAAACTCAA AGACAGGGTTAAGGAGCCACTGGAGCAGTTGCGCTACCTGGCAGAACAGTACAAGACCTCGTCTGGATTGACTGAGCCACTGAACCTTAGCGTTAAAGCATCAAAACGGGAAACCAACAGCAACCCTGCCTCATCGTTTGCCCCACCTTCATCCAGCAAGAACCCAAAGTTTTTGAATAAAGCCTCCCCTCTGTACACTCCTCATCAAGTAGTGAGAAATGAAGAATGTGAGAAACAAGATGGTGAGGCAGAGTTAGGAGACACACCATATTCATATGCTGGGAAGGCTAGGGAGGCATATGTTGTCGATGTCAATGCTATAACAGCCTCAAGCAGCCCCACATATGACTCTGCTCCGACACTGAGAACAGACGAAGGCGCTACCACAATGGCACAAAAACCCAGCTCTCCAAAAACAGGCTTTACAATCTGGccaaaagaagagagagaggggagtcCAGAAGTAAAGGGGCTCAATCTCAGTCATATACTACCCAGCCTCCCTCGAGAGAATGGAGGCAAAATGGAAATTGAGATACCGCTGTCTATGTTTCATAACTGGCTCAGGCTGTGTGGGTCCTCAGCCACGATGCATGGAGCTAAGCAGCTACCTACTCTTTCTGCTCTGGAAGAACACTCTGGACAAAGGAATTGTTCTGACACAGACATCCTCCCCACCAACCTGACATTTCACATGAATCCCCAACACCACAGCTCAGCCGCTGAGGATCTAAGGCTGAGGCAGAGGAATTTGCCAAGCCCCACACCAACCACCCTGACATCTGCCAATCACCACAATACAAGCCAAAATCCTTTCACCAGCTACAAGCTTCTGCCTTCAGGTGGCATTCTGAAAAATGCAGCCAGCCAGGATGTCTATATGATGGATCAGGAGGATATTAATAAGTCATCCAGCTCCAAACCCCCAAATTGCTGGGATGGCTatgacaaagacacacaggctCCCCGCATCCAAGTGAAAATTGACTCTAGTCCCCTCAGAGTTCAGCAAGACTTTGCAGCCTCTAAATCCAATAATGAAGACACCGTCCTGGGTGGGAAGGAGAAGTCAGAGATGGGTCCTTCAGCTGTGCTAATGGTGAATTCCAGCTCCGCTTCTCTGTTGCACCTCACCAATGAAGAGGTGATGAAGTTGAAGAAAATCATCTCGAGCTCATTATAA